The Candidatus Saccharibacteria bacterium oral taxon 955 DNA segment CGTACCGTGACCACCGACAAAGGTACCCACTGGATCAACCCCAGGGACAGTACTCATAACAGCCAATTTGGTACGGCGACCAGCCTCGCGAGCGATGCCCTTGATCTCTACTGCGCCAGTTTCCATTTCTGGCACTTCCTGACGGAATAAATACTCAACAAACGCTTCGTTACCGCGACTCAAAATTAGCTGTGGACCACGGTTATCGCGCTCAATATCCTTGATAAACACCTTGATGCGCTGACCAACGCTGTAATACTCACCCTGAATCTGCTCGCTCTGAGGCAAAATACCAGTTGCCTTGCCAAGCTCGACTCGTACAACACGAGGCTCGACTCGCTGAACAATACCAGTGACGACCGTGCCGATCTTATCCTCAAACTCAGCAAGGACCACCTCACGCTCCGCCTCGCGTAGACGTTGCAGCACGACCTGCTTTGCCGTCTGAGCAGCGACACGACCAAAACTCGTAACTGTATGCTCATCTTCGATTACATCGCCTAGCTTGGCGTCTGCTTTAATCTTTTGAGCATCCTCGAGGCTAATCTGATTAAGATCATTTTCAACCTCTTCAACCACATCACGCATCACAAATACTTTCGCGCTACCGTCGTTGATATTCAGCTCAGCCCGAACGCTCTGATCGCGCTCACCGTTATCACGACGCCACGCCGCTGCGATCGCCTGTTCTATCACGTCCATGACAGTTTCTTCGGGCAAGTTCTTCTCCTCTGCAATCGTACGAACTGCGAGAGTCAATTGTTTGATATTTAAGTCCTCCATGAGAACCCCTTTCCAAATTATTATCTACTGATACGAAAATGTCCGACCTGCCGGCCGGATAAGTACATACTCCATTATAGCTCACCGCTACAAAAATGTCAATTGAAAAACCGGTTGGCGTCTCATGTGATACTACACAAAACGCCAACCGGCTAGACACCCTAGAGCGACCCAAATGGCCGTCCTAGGGTGCCATGTTCCCCTATAAGCCAACCTCGTTGGCTGGTTGAGGGAAAAGAGTTAGGCTCGTCGTATGAGCCCGTAAATTTCACCTCAACCTCATACCCGTCTGGAGGCAAGTATTCCTTCGTGGCAGACCTACAATAATCATAGTCGCCCTCAAACCCCGTCTCCAGGGTCTGGTCGATTCTGCCATCTCCATTTCGTTTGACAAGAATTACGGCGTATTGACCGCTGTAACTAGCCATGATTTTTTCTCCTTCGAGAATAGACGACAACCAGTACTTCCGTACCAGTCTAGGTACATTTTATAATCTAAATATCAGTATTTGTCAATCTATATACCAGAGCCGTATACTAAATAGACGATGAATCTATCTGACTTTCACTACAACATCCCAGAAGAACTAATCGCAGATCACCCTCCAGCTGTACGCGGTGAGGCTCGCCTGTTAGTCCTCGATCGTCAGACTGGCACATACAAAGATTGCGTCTACACCGATGTCGTAGACTATCTCGAACCAGGTGACACATTAGTAATCAACGACACAAAGGTTATCAAGGCTCGGCTAATCACCCGCAAAGCCACTGGTGGTACGCGTGAACTGGTGTTAGTCGAAAAACACGGCGGTCAAGATGACTGGTTTCGCCACAAGGTTATCTACAGACGTCGCCTTGCCGTCGGTGATAGGTTGTTTATAGGTGACGACACCCTTACTGTCGAGGAAATCCTAGGCGATGGCCTAGCCATCATTCGCTCTAGTCGCGATCTGCTCGATATCGCCGAAGAGTATGGCTCAGTTCCACTCCCGCCCTACATGAACCGTATGGCAACTACCGATGACATAGAACGTTATCAAACGGTCTTTGCTCGTGAGCTAGGCTCGGTAGCCGCCCCGACCGCAAGCCTAAATATGACCGAAAAAACTCTCGATCAACTACGAGACAAGGGCGTCAATGTAGTCTATGCCACTCTTCACGTTGGACTTGGGACTTTTTTGCCAATTCGCGTCGACGACGTGACTAAGCACAAAATGCACCAAGAGTATTTTGAGGTCCCCGAGGAGACTGTTCGCATCATCCAGGCGACTAAAAAAGCCAAAAAACGCGTCGTCGCACTCGGCACCACTATCACCCGCACCTTAGAATACGCGCACGAAGCAATCCTCAATGAGCCACCCCAAAAAATCTCCGGCGAAGCCGATATATTCATCTACCCAGGATACAAATTTCAGACCATTGACGGTCTGTTGACGAACTTTCATATGCCAGAAAGTACCGTCCTGATGCTGACGTCAGCTTTTGCTGGCTGGAACCATCTAAAACCAGCCTACGAGCATTGTATCGCCGAAAAATACCATTTCTTTAGCTACGGCGATAGTATGCTAATCCTCTAAAAAAAATAAAAAGGCCACCCTGCGGGAGCATATAATTTGCTCTACCGCAGAGTGGCTAGGGTTGTCATTGACACTCATCAAGGGGTATGCCCCTTGGCTCAAAGGTCAGCTCATAGATTTCAATATCATGGCTAACATCGTATTTTCTAGTCCAGTTGGCCACATGGTAACCAAGATCGGCCACCCATGGGCACTCAAAATTCTCCAGATGAAGCCCAGAGGCTTCAACCTTGATCGCTATATCTGCCCTAGTACCCGAGACGCGTGATTGATACTCAATCTCTCTACGTATCGCCTGACAGATAGCTTCGCTCGAATGGCCTGCTGAGTAAATCAGCCAGTTAGAGTGAACTGTTGTTGACATTATCTCCCCTAAAAAGGTACACCATACGGGATGCATGGTTCTTACATTCTATATAAACACCTAGCCGGTATTTTATCAACCACCCTCTACTCTGTTAAAATAATGCTATGAAAAAAGCTCTCGATTTCACGATCACCCATCGACTGCCTGGGACACTAGCCCGTGTCGGCATTATCGAGACACCCCACGGTAACATCGAAACGCCAGCCTTTATCGTCGGCGGAACCAAAGCTACGGTAAAAGCAATCACGCCAGAGCAAGTGGCTGACTATGGCGGACAAGCCATTCTAGCAAACACCTACCATCTAATGCTTCGACCAGGCGCCGATATAGTCCATACAGCTGGTGGACTTGGAAAATTCATGAACTGGAACGGACCAACCTTTACTGACAGCGGCGGGTTCCAGATATTTAGCCTAGGAATCGCTTACAAAAAAGGCATCGACGCCGTCGCTCACACTGAGAAAGGCGACGCTACACTCGCCAAAAAATCCGCCCAGCAACTTGTAGAAATCACTGACGCTGGCGCTGAATTTAGGAGTCACTATGATGGTGCAAAACTCACGATGACACCCGAGTCCTCGATGGAGCTTCAACACAAAATCGGCGCTGATATTCATATGGCATTTGACGAGCTAACTGCGCCGTTAGCGTCACCGGGCGTAATTCGTGAAGCCATGAACCGTACTCACGCCTGGGCCGAACGTTGCCTGACTCGTCACGATGCGCTAAATACTGAGCATATTGCAAACCACGAACCACTCCAGGCGCTCTACGGCATCGTTCAGGGAGCTAGAGAGGAAAAGCTTCGCAAGCAATCAGCCAATTTTTTGGGTGAACGTAATTTTGACGGATACGGCATCGGCGGCGTTTTTGAGCCAGGCGAGATTCCTACAGTCGTCAAATGGGTTAATGAAACCCTGCCAGAAAATAAACCACGCCATTTGCTAGGTATGGGCTCTCAACCAGCCGACCTATTCCTCGGTGTCGAGTATGGTGTCGACACATTTGACTGCGTCGCCCCGACCCGTCAGGCCCGAAACGGCGCACTCTACACTCTAGATGGCCGTATCAATATCACCAACGCCAAATTTAAAACTGATTTTACACCAATCGACATTGAATGCGATTGCTACACTTGTGACCATTATACAAAAGCCTACATCAATCACCTCTTTAGATCAGACGAGATCCTCGGTGCGACACTAGCTAGCATTCACAACGAACGATTTGTCGTCCGAACTGTGGATCAGATTCGCGAGAGTATCAAGCAAGATAAGTTTTTTGACCTGAAAAAAACGTTCTTGAGGCGCTACTACGGCGATAAACTTCCCACCGGCGTGACGCTCGACTAAAGGTTAGTTCACCAAATATATCGCGGGCTGTTCGTAGGTATCGATTTTTTCGCGTCGCTTAACGATATTGATGATTTTTATTGTCAGAGGCGAAACAATAACTTCCGTCGTAATCTTGATCAAAAATACAGTAATCATCAGCTGAGCGAGCGCATCAAACGGCATCGTACCGAGAAACGCAACTGTCGAAAATACCACTGTATCGATTGCGCTCCCGACCACAGAACTACTAATCATCCGCACCCAGAGATTCTTGCCTTTTGAGCGGACTTTCATGCGTGCCATGACATAAGCGTTCATAATCTCCCCCAAAAATAGCGCCGTGACGCTTGCTAGAACAATTCGCCAGACAACGCCCAGAATCGACTCATACGCCACTTGATTAGGCCAATCAGGGCTAGCCGGCAAGATCTGCACCACCCAAAAAGTCGTCATCGTCAAGATCAGCGACACAACCCCAACATACAGAAGCGAGCGCATCTTACGATACCCATAAACCTCCGTTACTATATCGCCAACTATATACGAAAGCGGAAAAAGTATCGTCCCAGCGTCAAACACCAGCGGTCCAATTGCCACCACTTTTATACTAGCGATATTACTGACGATAAGCGTCATCACAAATAAGCCAGCCAGCATCTCGTAGATATGTAGTTGTTTTTTCTGAAAAAGCCTAAACATATAGCGGTATTATACCTTAGTCCTGCTGACTAGGTACAGCTTCATCAGGACAATGCGCCAATACATTCTGCATAGCAGATTTCTCTGCGTATGTTACCCATAAACGATATTTTGACTTCACCGCAATTTGTCTGGCTACATACTGACAGCGAAAGGCTTTGTTTGACGGCAACCACGTCGCTGCATCACCGTCACCCTTCGTCTGGTTTGCCTTGCCGTCAACCGCCAAAAGTTCCAGTGGGTCATTTGCCAGTGCAACCCGCGTAGCTGAGTCTAACTGCTGCGCTCCAGTTTGCCAAGCATTAGACAACGCAACCACATGATCGATCTGGACAGCTTCACTAGACTTAGCTCCACGTACAAAATTAATCGTCGCACCCGTATACGGGTCACGGAGAGTACCGCTTTGCACTTTACATGAATCACTCACACTAGGACTCACGAGGTCGCGATTGAGAATTATGTTTCTCGTGTCACACTTGCCCGTCGACGTCCAGCCGTTACCAAATTGTGTTCTCGTATAGCCTGTTTTTGGGGCCCGACCCTTGACAGTGAGGCTCTCGAGTATATCGCGAGCTTTTTTTGAGCTTGGATCTACTGCTCTCGTCGAGGTAGTCGATGATTCTATTGGCGTAAAATTAGCTGCATCTGTCTTTGATAGGATGCCGTAATGTTGCAACCACCAAACTGCCACTCCAGCAACAACTATCAAAACACCAATAACCCTCCGGATTCTCATCTTGTCATTATATCTTGATATACTAGGAAGTATGCAACATCTCTACGAACAATTTATACCCGAAAGTTACCGCATCACCTGGGACTTACGAAATATAGCCCGTAAACGACAGGTCTCAGGCATGGTCGATATCTATGGAACACAGGTTCATGATGGCACGATTCGACTTCATGCAAAACAACTAAACATCAAGCGAGTCCTCGTCAATCAGCAAGAAATCTCCGAAATGTACATCGAAAAAGACGAGCTGGTTATTCCCCACAAAGGAGCTGGACAAGTAGCTGTCACGATCGAATTTTCTCTCACAGTCAAAGACACAATGCACGGAATTTACCCGTGCTATTACACCATGGACGGACATAAGCAAGAACTCTATGCGACCCAATTTGAATCACATCACGCACGCGAAGCCTTTCCGTGTATTGACGAGCCAGAAGCAAAAGCAACCTTCAACATCACACTCATCACCGAAGACACCACCGTTCTAGGCAACATGCCTATCAAAGAACAGCACCATAATGGACCATTGATTGTCACAACCTTCGACACGACGCCTCGCATGAGTAGCTATCTAGTCGCTTTTGTCGTTGGTGACCTCCAGCGAGCCACCGCCTCAACAAAAAGCGGTGTCGAAGTAAATGTTTACGCCACGAGAGCCCACCGCCCCGAAGCTCTCGCCTGGGCGCTTGAGCATGCGGTAGCGTCAATTGAGTTTTATGATCAATATTTCGACATACCATACCCACTACCAAAATCTGACCATGTCGCCCTGCCCGACTTCTCATCAGGTGCGATGGAAAACTGGGGGCTAATCACCTACCGTGAAGTCGTCCTCCTAGCAGATCCAGCAACCGCCACTATCAGCAGTAAGCGCTACATCACAACCGTGATCGCTCACGAGCTTTCGCACCAGTGGTTTGGTAACCTCGTTACAATGAAATGGTGGGACAATCTGTGGCTTAACGAAAGTTTTGCTACAATCATGGAGTACTTACCCCCTGACGCACTTCACCCCGACTGGAATATCTGGTTTGACTTCGCCTCAAACGAAGGCGTCGCCGCGCTTCGCCGCGACAGTATCGATGGCGTCCAGCCAGTCCAGGTTGCCGTTAATCATCCTGATGAGATCGGCACGCTGTTTGACGGCGCAATCGTTTACGCAAAAGGTGGACGGCTACTTCGCATGATGCAACTATGGATCGGCGACGACGCTTTCAGGCGCGGGCTCAAGGCTTACTTCACCAAGCACGCTTATGACAATACAACCGGTGATGACCTCTGGTCGGCACTGTCAGAGGCTAGCGGCAAAGATGTCGGCACACTGATGAACGCCTGGATTACTCAGCCAGGTTACCCAGTTGTTCACGCCACACTTGAGGACGACAAGCTAACCCTCTCGCAAGAACAGTTCTTTATTGGTCCTCATGGCGCCAGCAGCCGTCTCTGGCCAATCCCGCTTGACTCTACTGTCGACACCCTACCAGATATCATGGACCAGCAGACCCTAACAATTCCATACATTAGTGATGCACCAGTCTATCTCAACCAACACAATAACGGACATTTCATCACACTCTATGACGCTGAGCTCCGCGCTCGTATTGTTAACGACATTATAGCTGGTCGCCTAAGCGAAACTCAACGCGCACAGTATTTGACCGAACAAACCCTACTAGCGCGTGGTGGCTATATCTCAAGCGCTACTCTAGTAGAGCTACTAACAGCCTTCCAAAACGAGTCAAACGAAAAGGTCTGGCAGGTTATTGCGATGGCAATCTCCGACCTAAAAAGGTTCGTCGAAACTGACAAAACAGCCGAAGCAAATCTCCGTCGACTAGTCGCCAACCTCGCTCGCCCACAATTCGAGCGTCTAGGCTGGGACCCTATCAATGGTGAGTCCGAAGACGACACTGAGCTCCGCTCTCTTGTCATCGGCCTGATGATCTACGGTGAGGACGCCAATGTAGTCGCCGAAGCCTCACGACGCTACCACGAGCTAGGGATCGATAGGCTCAATTCAGAACTGCGTGGCACTATCCTCACATCTGTAGTCCGAAACGATGACAATCCTCGCGATATCGACGCACTGCTCGATTTATACCGCAAATCATCTGACGCCGAGCTAAAGAGCATCATCGCCTCCGCCGTAACCTCGACAAAAAATCACCGACAGATAGCTCGGCTGATCAAGTCTCTGACCGACACCAAGCTCATCAGACAGCAGGATACGATCCACTGGTACCTCGCCCTACTCCGCAACCGAGACGGACGTACAGCAACCTGGCAGTGGCTACGTCGTCACTGGAAATGGGTCGAAGCTCACTTCGCCAGCGACAAATCACACGATTACTTCCCGCGTTATTCGGCGTCAGTTCTATCGACCAGGCAACAGCTCGATGAGTTCCGTGACTTTTTCACGCCTTTACGAGACAACCCAGCCCTGACGCGTGCAATCGACATGGGCCTACTAGACCTGGAAGGACGTATCGCTCTATTAGAACGTGATACAGAAGCAGTCGCCAGCGCCCTAAATCGTATCTAGATACTCGACCACCACTGGTGGCTCGCCAGTCGTCGCAATCGCCGAGAGCCGTAAATCATACGGCTCTTTGAGTGAGCTAGCGTACAGCGAAGCCGAGAAGCGCATCTGGCGTAATTTCCCTGGTGTAATCGCCTCCATTCCACCGCCAGCTTGATCGTTCTTACGATGCTTTACCTCTGTAAAATAAATTACACCGTCCTTACGAGATACAATATCAATCTCGCACCACTTGGTTCGCCAATTCCGTTTGATAATCTCGTGCCCAGCACGAATTAAGTATTCCACCGCCACTGTCTCGCTATCATCGCCAATCTGCCTGGTAGTTTTACGACAAGCCTTGGAGGTTCCACCCACAGACAGCTTTCTCTTGTCGCTATCTAATTGATACTTCTTTAGTGGCGCGAAACTCAATCGATGTAGCGGCGTAATACCCAAACGTTCAATCGCCTCTCGATGGGCAGCAACCCCATATCCTGCATTTTGTCCAAATCCATAGCCCGGATAGATATTGTCCTGCTCCGCCATATAACGATCTCGCGCCACCTTGGCGAGAATCGACGCTGCTGACACACTCGGTATCAAAGCATCAGCCTTTGGCATAGTGGTCACGTAGCGCCCTTTTGTCGTACCAGCCAAGAAGTTGACTGTTCCATCAATAATAATTTCATGATACGGTACGTGGATCTGTTCAACCGCTCGCCTAGTCGCTAACCGCAGAGCTTCACTCATACCAAGCTCGTCTAGTTCTTTCGCACTCACCCAGCCTAATCCATACGCACTAGCATGTGCGACAATTTCTTTCTCTAGAGACTCACGTTTCTTTTTTGTCAGCTTCTTGCTGTCGTCAAGCCCCTCTATCTGAGCTACACCCAGCACAACCGCGCCGACCACCAACGGCCCCGCCCATGGGCCGCGCCCCGCCTCATCGATACCAAGAATCATACTTTATAGTTTACTATTATTTGACTTATTCTTGGTATTTTTGTATAATTGTAGCGTTAGTCCACCATCAAAAAGGAAGGATTATGCCATGTGCACCACCAACCTGGGTGAACCATGGACAACAGAGGAGGAGCTAGAATACCTTAAGGAGGTTGCACGCGACCCACAAAGCCGATATCTATCCGCGAAACTTTCATGTCGGGGCGATATCTATATCGTTTGCGTGGGTAGAGATCAGGGACGAAGGACAGAGAGGTTCAGCGGCGTAGTAGACGCCAATCAGCTGGAGGAACTCATCAGACTGTTCGACCCTGACGGGTCGATTGAAGAAAGGTCGGATAGAGGGAGGAATGTAAACTTTATACTCCAACGATAGTCTCTATTCCCTTCCGACCCCGCCACCCCTTTCATACGATTGGGGCTGGCGGGGTCATTTTCATACTCAGCACACAAGAAAACACCCTGGAGCTCAACCACCAGGGTGTTTTCTTGTAGCTCTAGATACTATTTGTTCTCGGCGTGGCGCGCCTCGACCTCTGCTTGCTTAGCAGCCAATTCTGCCTCTTCAGCCTCTTTTGCTGCCGCATGCTCTGCCGCCTCGGCAGCCTTTTGCTCCTTGATTCGAGCTTCATCTTCTTCGGCATGATCATTCTTTACCGAGTTGACAGCCTCGCGATCAAACTGTACTGCAGTGAGTCGTGCCGACTTACCACTACGCTGACGCAAGTAGCTGAGGAAGTTTCGGCGAACCTTAGCTCGGCGCATAACTTCGACTTTTTCAACCAGTGGGCTATGGAGCAAGAAACTCTTTTCGACACCGACACCTGACGCAATCTTGCGAACAGTAATACGGCTTACGTGCTGACCCTTGTTGTCTGTTCGGATTACGACGCCTTCAAATACCTGGATACGCTCTTTGTTACCCTCTTTGATTTTTTGGTGAACACGGACCGTATCACCGCTACGAACGTCAACAACCTGGCTCTTTTTTTGCTCGTCATTGACTTTTTGAATCAGTGCAAAACTCATTTCTCTTCTCTGGCTTTCAAATTTAATATTACAATCAATCGTTAACTATAGCACACTTTTGAATATTTTAAAAGAGGTTACGCACCTCAAAAACCACCTCATATCCACATAGTCGTAATTATACCACTTTATGCGCAATAAATCAATAGATTATAATGTAGCTATGGACTATAACACTCTTGCACTCCGCCTTCACGAACAGTACAAAGGCAAAATCACCACCAAGCTTCGTGACCCATCGAAACTTGACAAAGAAAAACTAAGTGCCTACTACAGCCCAGGCGTAGGCGCTATTAGCCAAGCGATCGCCACCAATCCAGCAGATCTGGGCAAATACACCTGGACCAACAATCTCGTTGCAGTCGTCTCTGACGGCTCTGCTATCTTAGGACTCGGTGACCTAGGACCAAAGGCCGCGATGCCGGTCATGGAGGGTAAGGCGCTATTATTTAAACATTTTGCCGAT contains these protein-coding regions:
- the nusA gene encoding transcription termination/antitermination protein NusA, with translation MEDLNIKQLTLAVRTIAEEKNLPEETVMDVIEQAIAAAWRRDNGERDQSVRAELNINDGSAKVFVMRDVVEEVENDLNQISLEDAQKIKADAKLGDVIEDEHTVTSFGRVAAQTAKQVVLQRLREAEREVVLAEFEDKIGTVVTGIVQRVEPRVVRVELGKATGILPQSEQIQGEYYSVGQRIKVFIKDIERDNRGPQLILSRGNEAFVEYLFRQEVPEMETGAVEIKGIAREAGRRTKLAVMSTVPGVDPVGTFVGGHGTRVNAVMNEIGDQEKIDIITFDENVDTYIRNALSPAEVVKVEIDKEAKTAKVYVSEDQQSIAIGRGGQNVRLASRLTGYELDIETATAKPAEKKPRKNIEDGLFAAIEEQGE
- a CDS encoding queuosine precursor transporter, coding for MFRLFQKKQLHIYEMLAGLFVMTLIVSNIASIKVVAIGPLVFDAGTILFPLSYIVGDIVTEVYGYRKMRSLLYVGVVSLILTMTTFWVVQILPASPDWPNQVAYESILGVVWRIVLASVTALFLGEIMNAYVMARMKVRSKGKNLWVRMISSSVVGSAIDTVVFSTVAFLGTMPFDALAQLMITVFLIKITTEVIVSPLTIKIINIVKRREKIDTYEQPAIYLVN
- the rplS gene encoding 50S ribosomal protein L19; amino-acid sequence: MSFALIQKVNDEQKKSQVVDVRSGDTVRVHQKIKEGNKERIQVFEGVVIRTDNKGQHVSRITVRKIASGVGVEKSFLLHSPLVEKVEVMRRAKVRRNFLSYLRQRSGKSARLTAVQFDREAVNSVKNDHAEEDEARIKEQKAAEAAEHAAAKEAEEAELAAKQAEVEARHAENK
- a CDS encoding ribonuclease HII — its product is MILGIDEAGRGPWAGPLVVGAVVLGVAQIEGLDDSKKLTKKKRESLEKEIVAHASAYGLGWVSAKELDELGMSEALRLATRRAVEQIHVPYHEIIIDGTVNFLAGTTKGRYVTTMPKADALIPSVSAASILAKVARDRYMAEQDNIYPGYGFGQNAGYGVAAHREAIERLGITPLHRLSFAPLKKYQLDSDKRKLSVGGTSKACRKTTRQIGDDSETVAVEYLIRAGHEIIKRNWRTKWCEIDIVSRKDGVIYFTEVKHRKNDQAGGGMEAITPGKLRQMRFSASLYASSLKEPYDLRLSAIATTGEPPVVVEYLDTI
- a CDS encoding aminopeptidase, translated to MQHLYEQFIPESYRITWDLRNIARKRQVSGMVDIYGTQVHDGTIRLHAKQLNIKRVLVNQQEISEMYIEKDELVIPHKGAGQVAVTIEFSLTVKDTMHGIYPCYYTMDGHKQELYATQFESHHAREAFPCIDEPEAKATFNITLITEDTTVLGNMPIKEQHHNGPLIVTTFDTTPRMSSYLVAFVVGDLQRATASTKSGVEVNVYATRAHRPEALAWALEHAVASIEFYDQYFDIPYPLPKSDHVALPDFSSGAMENWGLITYREVVLLADPATATISSKRYITTVIAHELSHQWFGNLVTMKWWDNLWLNESFATIMEYLPPDALHPDWNIWFDFASNEGVAALRRDSIDGVQPVQVAVNHPDEIGTLFDGAIVYAKGGRLLRMMQLWIGDDAFRRGLKAYFTKHAYDNTTGDDLWSALSEASGKDVGTLMNAWITQPGYPVVHATLEDDKLTLSQEQFFIGPHGASSRLWPIPLDSTVDTLPDIMDQQTLTIPYISDAPVYLNQHNNGHFITLYDAELRARIVNDIIAGRLSETQRAQYLTEQTLLARGGYISSATLVELLTAFQNESNEKVWQVIAMAISDLKRFVETDKTAEANLRRLVANLARPQFERLGWDPINGESEDDTELRSLVIGLMIYGEDANVVAEASRRYHELGIDRLNSELRGTILTSVVRNDDNPRDIDALLDLYRKSSDAELKSIIASAVTSTKNHRQIARLIKSLTDTKLIRQQDTIHWYLALLRNRDGRTATWQWLRRHWKWVEAHFASDKSHDYFPRYSASVLSTRQQLDEFRDFFTPLRDNPALTRAIDMGLLDLEGRIALLERDTEAVASALNRI
- a CDS encoding DUF1524 domain-containing protein; amino-acid sequence: MRIRRVIGVLIVVAGVAVWWLQHYGILSKTDAANFTPIESSTTSTRAVDPSSKKARDILESLTVKGRAPKTGYTRTQFGNGWTSTGKCDTRNIILNRDLVSPSVSDSCKVQSGTLRDPYTGATINFVRGAKSSEAVQIDHVVALSNAWQTGAQQLDSATRVALANDPLELLAVDGKANQTKGDGDAATWLPSNKAFRCQYVARQIAVKSKYRLWVTYAEKSAMQNVLAHCPDEAVPSQQD
- the tgt gene encoding tRNA guanosine(34) transglycosylase Tgt, encoding MKKALDFTITHRLPGTLARVGIIETPHGNIETPAFIVGGTKATVKAITPEQVADYGGQAILANTYHLMLRPGADIVHTAGGLGKFMNWNGPTFTDSGGFQIFSLGIAYKKGIDAVAHTEKGDATLAKKSAQQLVEITDAGAEFRSHYDGAKLTMTPESSMELQHKIGADIHMAFDELTAPLASPGVIREAMNRTHAWAERCLTRHDALNTEHIANHEPLQALYGIVQGAREEKLRKQSANFLGERNFDGYGIGGVFEPGEIPTVVKWVNETLPENKPRHLLGMGSQPADLFLGVEYGVDTFDCVAPTRQARNGALYTLDGRINITNAKFKTDFTPIDIECDCYTCDHYTKAYINHLFRSDEILGATLASIHNERFVVRTVDQIRESIKQDKFFDLKKTFLRRYYGDKLPTGVTLD
- the queA gene encoding tRNA preQ1(34) S-adenosylmethionine ribosyltransferase-isomerase QueA codes for the protein MNLSDFHYNIPEELIADHPPAVRGEARLLVLDRQTGTYKDCVYTDVVDYLEPGDTLVINDTKVIKARLITRKATGGTRELVLVEKHGGQDDWFRHKVIYRRRLAVGDRLFIGDDTLTVEEILGDGLAIIRSSRDLLDIAEEYGSVPLPPYMNRMATTDDIERYQTVFARELGSVAAPTASLNMTEKTLDQLRDKGVNVVYATLHVGLGTFLPIRVDDVTKHKMHQEYFEVPEETVRIIQATKKAKKRVVALGTTITRTLEYAHEAILNEPPQKISGEADIFIYPGYKFQTIDGLLTNFHMPESTVLMLTSAFAGWNHLKPAYEHCIAEKYHFFSYGDSMLIL